From Hippoglossus hippoglossus isolate fHipHip1 chromosome 14, fHipHip1.pri, whole genome shotgun sequence:
gaaacaactttacataacattagatatcttacgtggtggagcttattctccaaacacacagtctcctgtctcggttcatgtcggttcaataactcccgtacggtcccgttagcatcgccattactgctggtatcttgcctgcaggctagcggagctaagctaacaagccaggtacagagacaccgatacctgctcatcactactaacacataaataacatactatactatactttacttaccacagaaacggGAGCGCAGACGTCTTTAACTTCTCCGTCAGGAGAACAAGCCGAACATCAAAccgtattattcatccgatatgtgagtgaaacctctccacagactcaggtcctgttcggtgacgggggttagcctgttagcctgttagctcaggtgaagccgagcaggcaacaggctaggagctggagtcgcgagctaacggtgacgtcacctgtccatcaagtgataattattcataatatcaaacctctatataatttaaacgagtgagttagaaaaaaattcacccccctcagagttgtcatgaaggaagaactaagtgattgagactaaaaccgttttttgaaccatgctgtaaacaggtttaattctgctctaaagtcgggctttttaacatgggagtcaatgggaattgactccttcttggagccagcctcaagtggccacccagtgaactgcagctttttgcacttccgtattggcctcatcgctcagccccTTGGCTGATGTTGCCCCTTggatacaaacacaacaaataaatcatgatagtaaaaataatgataataattatataactagaacacaaataatataaagacaaacaaacaaagtggtAAAAATAAACGTAATCTCTCAGGCTGGTATTTTGTTCTGTTCATTCAACACATTTCCACATTTCCTTTCCgttcttttttatgtttacattacTTTACTTTTCACGTATATGTTGTGGCATCAACTCACCGGCAACAGAATAGATTGGAGGATTGTTGAGTCGACTTTATTAAACTcttcaaccttttttttgtaGCCCTAATATCTGTTGTGCTAAAAGATCCAACCACTGGGAtgtacagatttgtttttcctgcttttccagttgttgttttcttaataaTTGTAATTTCTTATATAATATttgcttttaatgttttatcatattttaaacatacataGTCACACTGGAATCTTGTAAAGCAACAGTTCCTGGTGAAAtcagttatttataataataataataatttgtcaaTTTGCAGTAGCAACACATCACATCATTATCCAGCTACTGCAACACTTTTTAGATCATATTTTGGACGAGGTGAAATTACTAAGTCTGTTTCTTTTATAAAGCTTCttgatggagatcagcacctcCTCCGTCTTCAGGGAGTAAATTATAGGATTGAGTAAAGCGGGTAtggtgtgtgtcagagaggagTTCATGATCCTGGCGTTGGGGTGGAGGGACGACGCCACAGATGCTATGTTGCTGCCCAGAATCGGTAGAAAGAAAATTGCCACGATGATGAGGTGAGAGGTGCAAGTCCTCAGAGCTTTGAGTCGCTCCTCCGCCGACGCGATCCTGCTCAGGGCCACGGAAATCCAGACATATGTGAGCACGATCAATATCAGAGGGAGGACGATCGCTCCAACGAAGCCAACGTAGGCCATTATGTTGCTAAAATACGTATCGTTACAGGCCAGCTTGTACACCGGAGCGTGATCACAGAAGAAGCTCCTCACCACCACGGAGCCACAGAAGGAGAGGCGATCGATGACGCCCACGGTGAAGGCCACCAGGCCCAGGAGCGACGCCCACACCGACAGCAGCACGGCCCCGATGGAGGCTCCGGTCACGACGCTGTGGTACTTCAGGGGGAAGCAAATGGCCACACACCGGTCGTACGCCATCGTGAGCAGCGTCCACGACTGCACGGCCAGAAAGAACAGGACAAAGAACATGTTACTCAAACAGGCCTCGTACGCGATGTGCCTCCTCTCCAGCAGGAACATGTCCAGCAGCTTGGGGGTGAGCGCGGTGCTGCCGCACAGGTCCGTCACGGCCAGGTTGAACACGATCATGTATCTGGGCGTGTGGAGGCTCTTCGCCAGGCAGATCACCGAGAGGAGGAGGCCGTTCCCCAGGACAGTGAAGACGTACACAAAGCACAGGAACACGAAGTAATACTTCACGTGAGGGATGTTGGAGAAGCCGCTGAGGTAGAACCTCGCCGGACGAACAAACGTGGCATTGAGCAAGGCAGCAGCTTTCTCCTCTGAGCCCATTATGAGAATCTGTTCAGATGTTgagaggagagaatgagagaataCATGATAATAAAAGACGAGACAGGGAAGTGTTGTGACCAGACTCACCTCAGACTGAGTTGTGTGTGGCAGAAGTGACAGGTATATGTCATCCTCTTCACTGTGGGGGAGGCAGGAGGCCGGGTCACGTGGTCATAAACTACACACCAAagttattgttgtgtttaacTCTGGTGTGATGATGCAATCCACTTAGTTCACTTTTCACCACAGGGTTCGTTGAGTTAACAAAGTCACAGTCAAGTTAATTTATTTGAAACAACCCGAAAGTGTTGTaaagtaaatacaaacaaagagTGTACAAGTAAAATAAGAGGCTAAAAAGTGAATACAATTAAGTAATTGGTGATGAAGATTTTTCATAAATACACTGTGGAATCTCAGGTTTCGTTTTTATACTGAAGgatctttaaaaacagaaagtcTGACGAAGtctttaaaatttgaatttttccCTGTGGAGCTTTGCTGATAATAGAGatgaagaaacaaagaaatgtcaaGTTGTCCTACTACagtaaaatacaattaaaacacTAGATGGCGCAAGACTCACATAATCATGGGTCTTCgatgttttactttttcatgTTCAAAGGGAATGAAACCTACATggattactttttattttattttagttggTGTATTAAATTGTGATTTTAAAGCTCCACTATGACCTGACTCAGATTTAATCAGACTGAAccaatatttaatttaatttagttcaTTCAGTCCTGATTCACCTGGTTTCACACTGAAAAAATAGAATGACACTCGATCGAGTGCACGTTCCTCCTCCGAAGCCCAAACACTCCTCTTAAATCCACCAAATCctcaccaaattacacacactcataattatcacttccctaaatgtgcctgattgttttcatgaACATTCATGAACTATTCCCTGgaaaaagagtaaaaatgttgaaatgttgtgtTGATTTGGAATCTAgatcaggaaaaagaaaaacctgctcGGGAtgattaaatactttatttagaAATAACATCAAAATAAAGGTAGATATCGAGAAAATCTAAAAGAAAATTAACGAGATAGAGACTCTTAGTGTTTTATTGAATCACATATTGGTTCATTTCTTACAGTCAGTTAATTGTGTAGTCAAATAATCTCAGCTCAAAGTTCCACATTACAAAGCTTTAAACTGATCTGCATTGGACAGTTACAATTCTTTACACTTGATATAGTCGTTAACCCATCGACAGAGGCAGTTTCCTCCTGTTACACATCAGTTAGATGCAGGTTTTATGTGGAGTCAGACAGAAAGGACACAACAAATATCTCATTCAGCTCCGTTTTAATGGCAGTGACACAGTTAAACATGATGTGAATCTTTCAGTTTATAAAAATGACATAAAGTGTCTTCGGCTTGTTGCTAtgaattatgaaaacaaagataattTCTTTAATAGCATTCAACTCAAAATGCCTCCGTACCCTGCACTAACATCACTATAGACTCTTAGATTCTTTACATAAAAATCAAATATTGTTTTCTACATGTAGAAATTTAACTCAGTTATAATGCACAGAAATATCtataacaacaaaaactaacTCATCACAGATTTTATAAAAACTATATTCAGCTTCAATACACAGTTTAcaataaattaatacaaaataaactagattaaaataaacttcatatagttttcatatttaaatattccTATGACAACATTAACAGCAGCTTTACTTTGAAATCACAGACAGTTTTACCTCAGCGACATCAAACGTGACAGTTTGTGGTTATTTTATGCTGCTTTGATTTCAATATAAAACATCTACTTCTTGTATAGATTTGTAACGATCATGTgaatatttttctaatattcCATATACAGCAAACAAAGCACTAAGATACACTATATAATATAAACCAGGACTAAATGGTCacattgctgttatttttttgaatttcccTTTGATGTTTAACAACTTCTTCAAAGATTCTTTGATTTCCTGCGTCTGCAGAACGTAAACGATGGGGTTCAACATGGGGGGGAAGACCGAGGTCAGGGACAGGTTTATGATCCTGGCATTTGGATGGATCTTCTCCATCAGGGTGAATGTGATCAACAGAGGGATGAAGTAAACGGCCACCAATGACAGATGACCGATGCACGTCTTAAAGGCTTTGAGACCTTGATGAGCGGTGGCCACTTTGGCCAAAGTGCAGCTGATGTACATGTAACTCATCAAGATGAAAACGAGTGGCAGCCAGAAAATAAGAACCGGGTACAAACAACTGAGCACATAATTGGGGTAATGGTCGTTGCACGACAGCCGGTAGATCTGCCCGTGGTCACAGAAATAACTGTTAACCACCACAGACTCACAGAAGGAGAGTCTCGTGATGAGGCCGACTGATATGAGCACAGCGACGATAACAAAGGCCCAGAAAGAGGCGATCAAACACAGCATGAACCTGTGGGTCACTTTCACTTGGTAGTGCAGCGGAAATATGATCGCGATGAGTCTGTCGTAGGAGAGAGCCACCAGGTTGAAGGACTGCATGGAGAGACAGGTGTAGCAGAAGAACATGAAGGTCAGGCAGTCGTTGTAGGGGATGTGGTGATGGTTGAACAGGAAGACGTCCAGGACCTTCGGCACCAGAGCAGAGTTCCCGAACAGGTCCACGAAGGCCAGGTTGAACACCGCGATGTGCTTTGGAGTTCTCAGATTGTGATCCAAACATATTACGGCCATGACGGCGGTGTTCCCCAGCACTGAAATGATatacacaaaaaacagaaagacgtAGTAAAGTTTTATATTTGGGATGCCGGCGAACCCACTGATTATGAAATACGCCGGGTGGACGAAGGTGATGTTTTTCCGCAGAGCTGAGTTGAATAAgttcatattaaaaactgtGTGAGAGCAGCGAGGGATGTGGAGAAGTGTCTGCATAGAGATGGAGGTgagctcttctcctcctctcttctcctcctgtcttctcctcctctctttctccccgtCGCTCTAATGACAGAAGCTTTTATCTGGTTTGACAGAGGTGGAAACTGAAGAACCGGTCGtactcttcctcttctccatcacATTAGTTCAATGTCTGATCCCCTGAGTCTATTACGTGTTCACCCCTCATCATCAGACAAGGTCGTGCAGTGGAGGGGTGGCGGCTGTTaagtttatctatctatctatctatctatctatctatctatctacctgtctttctttcattttatgtaaattcaTTAAAGTTCATTAGCCAGTGGCacatttaaaatttgttttgctTCCTCTAGTTCCTGGTGATTATAATTTAACACAatctgaacaccccccccccccccccccccccactgtgtctgtggctctggaACAAACTAAACCTCCATCACATCAGTGTTCAGACACTTTATTCATCTGTCACATCAGTAAACGACTTTATCAGCTGATTCAGTGAATCTCTCTGTTCTGCTTCTCCTGGATTTGAGTTTGACACAGAGCTGAACCGACCTGAGCACAGACTGTCAGCCACTGAAACACAACTACTGATTCAAGTTTCACCTCTGGCAGGATTTCAACTACAGACCAGTCACTCAGGCTCGTCTGTGTCGGAGCGTCTCTGCTGGATCTCACAGGGATTTGAGCTCAATGTTTTTTCACATCTTTCATCTTTTTGGTCTTTCAGTGAAGGAGAGAACAGGGTGAGAGAGAGCAATGATTCAGGAAAATGGTCGagccgggattcaaaccagggaCCTGCAGCTCAAAGCACATGTGCCTAGAATCAGGTTCTGTGATATACTGAAGTCTCTGCTTTTGTATATAATATGGAACACAAAAGTTTAATGAAAGATATGATCTGTACACATCGGCCTCACAGACATGAAGATGTGCATCAAATCCTCCTGCAGCTAAAAAAAGACACTGTcggctaaaatatcccagaaacTGACTTTGTTCCACGACGACGATGATGAACAGCTTTTGAAGAATCTTTTCTCAATCATCTTACAAATCTCAAAGTTCACATATACAGAATCTGCACTTCCTGAAGATGCCTCACAATaaaattcacaataaaagagAAGTCATGATGTCCTTGAACGGCAGCAGAGGTTTAATATGAACCTGTGTTTCAGGAGAGAGTGAAGTgctgcagaagagaaaaacacataaagacagaaaagctcTCATTCTGTTTTACTTTATGAGGAATCAATAATCACGAGGAAGCCAAAAGTTTGATCAGAAATTATCTTTATTCTTTaatcattgatttaaaaaatacaaatgtgaaaatcatcttttttttcccatcttaaGTGTtgcatgaaatatataaaaaatgaaaaatactctgatatatatatacaggaaactgatgataacaataataaactttatttctatagcacctttaacaaaaccaaagttacaagGTGCGTCACAAAATCAAATATAAGAGATCATACTCagcaatacaataaaacaaaacagatgaaagaactagaatgaaacaataaaagaacaacattaaaacattaaaatgaaaataacaaagttACATCTTTGTAGAATAAACTTGCAGTTATCACACAGTACATgagtataaataaatgcaatttACAACGAACTTCTGtctttaaattagttattttatttcacacttgttcttttaaaaatgtcacttgaattgaagatgaaatataataattattataaattcaTATCAAAACATTTGTGGGATTCTCACTCATTGATTTGACTGTAATAGACATAATGTCCTGAACAGAACAGCAATTGTTACTTGataatcactttctttactttaatcCCGGATTTCTTTCTGATCTTTAATAATTTTCTCACAGAGTCTTTGATTTCTTGCGTCTGCAGAACATAGATAATCGGGTTCAACATGGGAGGAAAGACGGAGCTCAGAGACAAGTTAATGATCCTGGCGTTGGGATGAATATTCCTCCCAAACATAAATGTGACTATTATCGGGATGAAGTAGATGGCCACTAGTGACAGATGAGCTGTGCAGGTCTTTAAGGCCTTCACCCGGCCCTGAACCGTGGTCACTTTACTCAAAGCATAGCTGATGGACAGGTACGTGCACAAGATGAATATCAGAGGGAACCAGAGGATGAGAGCAGGTAACAGATAGGCTATGATAAAATTGGGTGTGATGTCGTTGCAGGCCAGACGATACAACTGGCCATGGTCACAGAAATAGCTCCTGATCACTACGGACTGACAGAAGGAGAGTCTGGTGAGAAGGCCGATTACGATCAGTACCACAGTGACGACAGAGAGCCATAAAGAGGcgacaacagaaaacatgaacctGTGAGTGATTTGCACTCGGTATTGCAGCGGGTAACTGATCGCTATGAGTCTGTCATAGGAGAGAGCCACCAGGTTGAGAGACTGCATGGAGAGACAGGTGTAGCAGAAGAACAGGAAGGTCAGGCAGTCGTTGTAGGGGATGTGGTGATGGTTGAACAGGAAGACGTCCAGGACCTTCGGCACCAGAGCAGAGTTACTGAACAGGTCCGTAAAGGCCAGGTTAAAAACTATGATATACTTTGGAGTTCTCAGATTGGGATCCAAACATATTACGGCCATGACTGCAGTGTTTGCCAGCACGGAAAAGatatacacaaaacacagaaagatgTAATAATACTTAACATGAGGTATTCCGATAAATCCGCTTATTATGAAATAAGCAGGACGCACAAAGGTGATGTTCTTCCCGAGAGCCGAGTTGAAAAACTCCATTGTGAAAGATGGAGTGAGGTGAAGAAGAGTGCAGCAGGTTCTGTTGTGTGGATGAAGGAGGTGAGCTTGTCTCACTCTGCTCTGATGAAGAAGCTCCGACAAGTTTTATTCACTGATCCTCTGTTTATATCATAGATGGTCAGCGTCTGGTCCCTGGAGTCTGCTGTATGCAAGCAGGAAAAAACTTCTCAATACAACTATTATACTGCATTTATTATAGTATATAattcatatattgtatattatattacattaatgCAGTCAGAGCatctatttttatgtattttcactgtattttagTTTGTGACTGTTTGGTTAGTTTGCtgtgtttaattcatttgttttctatataGATAATCACAGATATACAATAAACACTAAAGGCACAATTTACACAGTTAAGAGGAAACTTGTATAAATGATTAAGGATCTTAAAGGTTATAAGATCCACTCACAACCTGAATACTGCAAATACAATGAggctctgtatttatttacttttacacCCAAATGAATGATATTAACATATATTCTCTTGTCAAAAAATGAATGGACGgatgggtgagagagagagaagaggaatgaTTCAGGAAAATGGTCGagccgggattcaaaccagggaCCTGCAGCTCAAAGCACATGTGCCTAGAATCAGGTTCTGTGATATACTGAAGTCTTtgcttttatatataatatggaACACAAAAGTTTAATGAAAGATATGATCTGTACACATCGGCCTCACAGACATGAAGATGTGCATCAAATCCTCCTGCAGCTAAAAAAAGACACTGTCGGCTCAAATATCCCAGAAACTGACTTTGTTCCACGACGACGATGATGAACAGCTTTTGAAGAATCTTTTCTCAATCATCTTAGAAATCTCAAAGTTCACATATACAGAATCTGCACTTCCTGAAGATGCCTCACAATaaaattcacaataaaagagAAGTCATGATGTCCTTGAACGGCAGCAGAGGTTTAATATGAACTTGTGTTTCAGGAGAGAGTGAAGTgctgcagaagagaaaaacacataaagacagaaaagctcTCGTTCTGTTTTACTTTATGAGGAATCAATAATCACGAGGAAGCCAAAAGTTTGATCAGAAATTATCTTTCTTCTTTAATCATTGATGTAAATAATACAATTgtgaaaatcatcttttttttccatcttaaGTGTttcatgaaatatataaa
This genomic window contains:
- the LOC117774812 gene encoding olfactory receptor 1500-like: MEFFNSALGKNITFVRPAYFIISGFIGIPHVKYYYIFLCFVYIFSVLANTAVMAVICLDPNLRTPKYIIVFNLAFTDLFSNSALVPKVLDVFLFNHHHIPYNDCLTFLFFCYTCLSMQSLNLVALSYDRLIAISYPLQYRVQITHRFMFSVVASLWLSVVTVVLIVIGLLTRLSFCQSVVIRSYFCDHGQLYRLACNDITPNFIIAYLLPALILWFPLIFILCTYLSISYALSKVTTVQGRVKALKTCTAHLSLVAIYFIPIIVTFMFGRNIHPNARIINLSLSSVFPPMLNPIIYVLQTQEIKDSVRKLLKIRKKSGIKVKKVIIK
- the LOC117773860 gene encoding olfactory receptor 146-like, whose translation is MGSEEKAAALLNATFVRPARFYLSGFSNIPHVKYYFVFLCFVYVFTVLGNGLLLSVICLAKSLHTPRYMIVFNLAVTDLCGSTALTPKLLDMFLLERRHIAYEACLSNMFFVLFFLAVQSWTLLTMAYDRCVAICFPLKYHSVVTGASIGAVLLSVWASLLGLVAFTVGVIDRLSFCGSVVVRSFFCDHAPVYKLACNDTYFSNIMAYVGFVGAIVLPLILIVLTYVWISVALSRIASAEERLKALRTCTSHLIIVAIFFLPILGSNIASVASSLHPNARIMNSSLTHTIPALLNPIIYSLKTEEVLISIKKLYKRNRLSNFTSSKI
- the LOC117774811 gene encoding olfactory receptor 1F1-like, producing the protein MNLFNSALRKNITFVHPAYFIISGFAGIPNIKLYYVFLFFVYIISVLGNTAVMAVICLDHNLRTPKHIAVFNLAFVDLFGNSALVPKVLDVFLFNHHHIPYNDCLTFMFFCYTCLSMQSFNLVALSYDRLIAIIFPLHYQVKVTHRFMLCLIASFWAFVIVAVLISVGLITRLSFCESVVVNSYFCDHGQIYRLSCNDHYPNYVLSCLYPVLIFWLPLVFILMSYMYISCTLAKVATAHQGLKAFKTCIGHLSLVAVYFIPLLITFTLMEKIHPNARIINLSLTSVFPPMLNPIVYVLQTQEIKESLKKLLNIKGKFKKITAM